TTGATTTCCCAACTGATGGAAACCCTACGAGACCAACGTCTGCTAGTACACGAAGCTCCAACACTAAGGTTCTCTCTTCACCTGGTTCACCATTTTCGGCAACCTCTGGTGCAGGGTTTCTAGGTGTTGCAAAACGGATATTACCACGACCACCTCGACCACCTTTTGCGACAGTAAAGGTTTGACCCGGTGCTAATAAATCGACTAAAATCTTATCTGTTTCAAATTCTTTAACTGTCGTTCCTTGGGGAACCTTTACAATCAAATCCTCTGACCCACGACCGTGCATCCCTTTATTCATCCCTTTTTCGCCTGGTTTCGCCTTGAAATGACGGTTATATCGGAAGTCCATAAGGGTACGTAAACCTTCATCGACGATGAAAATCACATCCCCACCTCGGCCACCATCGCCACCTGCGGGTCCACCATCTGGTACATATTTTTCACGACGGAAGGACACGGCACCATCGCCACCTTTTCCGGCTTTTACTTCAATTCGCGCTGTATCTAAAAACATTGACATCTTGTCACCTTGATTTTCTTTTAATTTATCTATAGTTACCTCTATTATAACAAAAAACGTGAGCTTTCGCTCACGACTTCGATTATTAGTTAGTTATTATTTAGCAGATGCTTCGGTATTTAACAAATATTTAGCAACTAAAGCTGCTAAGATACCACCAACAAGTGGTGCTAGAATAAAAATCCAAAGTTGATTAAGTGCCACACCACCAGTAAAAATAGCGGGTGCTAAACTTCTTGCTGGATTTACTGATAACCCTGTTAACGGGATACCGATCATATGTAACATAGTCAGTGTCAACCCAATCACTAGACCTGCTAACTTAGCATTCCCTTTTGTCTCAGACGTAACAGTTACGATGACAAGGACAAAAATAAATGTCAAGACTAGTTCAACTAAGAAGCCCGTACCTACTGATATACCATTTAAGGCATTTGCTCCAAGTCCTGACACACCCTTTTCACTCGCAATCATTTTAAGTGCTGATGTTGCTATGAATGCACCAACAACTTGTGCGACTACATACCACACTAAAGTCAATGCTGATAAACGTTTGTTAACAAACATCGCTAGTGATACCGCTGGATTAAGATGTGCACCTGATACTGTACCAATAGAATATGCAGCTGCAACAATTGTTAAACCAAATGCAAAACCGATTCCCAGATTACCTATTTTGTCACCTGCTAAAACAGCTGAACCTGTCCCGATAAAGACTAAGATAAACGTGCCGATTAACTCAGCTAATGCTTTTTTAAAATTTTCCATAATAGTACTCTCCCCTAAAAAAATATTCTATCACAAAAATTTTCATAAAACAAGAAATCATTTTCATGAAAATAACACCTATTTTCATGAAATAAGCATATACTCCCATGAGAAGATATTCGAAATAAATAGGAGGAGACAAACAAAGTAACACTTGTTAAATTCTGTTGGTTGCAGCATTGAACGCAACAAGATGAGTTAATTGAGAAAGAACAAGACATATTAACCATTCGGTTGTAACCTCTGGAAGTATCGTCGTCAAATCCGTTCCGTCAAATATAATGGTTGTAAGAGTTCCTGCAAAAGTCATTAAAACTTTTTATGATAAAGATTAACCAAGTAGGCTATTAAAAACTAAATCATGGTACTGATGTACACCCTATCAATTAGATTAATAATCTAATTGATAGGGTGATACTCGAAAAGCTACCTGAACTAGCCTAATCAGTCAGTCAAGACTACTTTGGTGTGATTAGAACATACAGAACATGCCGAAAATCTATCATTTACCTACGAAGTCGCTCATTCTATAATAAACTAACGTGTGACAAACATAAAAAAATGAAAAATCCCTTGTTAATGCCATGACGCTGCTCTTTAACAAAAAAAGACAAAGTCACCTGAACTTTGTCTTTAGTATGAAACTGGCTTTCGCCTAGTTTATAAACCCTTATAACTTTTTGCTTCCGCAGTATTTGCCCAAACAAAGTGACCTGGTTTTATTTCTTGGAAACTTGGTTTATCTGTCTCATAGTCATGAATTGTATCATCATAAACGATGAGTTGCTTTTCTCTTTCAAGTGCTGGATCAGGTATGGGCACAGCAGATAACAAAGATTTTGTGTAAGGATGGATCGGATGATTAAATAATTCTTCCGTTTCTGCCATCTCAACAATATCACCATGATAGATAACTGCTATCCGATCACTAATAAAGTGAACAACAGAGAGATCATGCGCAATAAAGAGATAAGTCAGACCTTTTTCTTCTTGTAACCGTTGTAAAAGGTTGAGCACTTGTGCTCTAATTGAGACATCTAAAGCGGAGATAGGTTCGTCAGCAATGACGAGACGTGGCTCCATGACAAGGGCACGAGCAATCCCAATACGTTGACGTTGTCCACCAGAGAACTCATGAGGATAACGTGATAGATGTTCAGGCAATAGGCCAACTTCTTTGAGCATCGCTTCGACCTTAGCTTTACGCTCAGCCTCATCCTTATACATCTTAAAGTTATGTAGCCCTTCTGAAATCACGTAATCAACAGTTGCGCGTTCATTAAGTGAGGCAGCAGGATCCTGAAAAATCATTTGAATATCTTTAATCAACGCTTCTTTTTCTGAGTTCGCTAATTTTTTATTGATTTTTTTACCATCAAAAATGATATCCCCATTTTCGATTGTATTTAATCCCATAACTGCACGACCAATCGTCGTTTTACCGGATCCAGATTCACCAACTAAGGCAAACGTTTCCCCTTTATAAATGTCAAAGTTGGCATTTTTTACAGCAATATTTTTATTTTTACCTTCACCAAATGAAATCGAGAGGTCTTTTATTTCTAGTAATTTTTCAGCCAAGGTTTGCCCCTCCTGCTTGGTCATAAATTTTGAGCATCTTAGCGTGTAGGTCTTGAATACCTTCAGGCTTACTCATCTTTGGTGCACGATTGTCAAGCAACCACGTTTTTGCCCAATGGGTATCACTGACTGGGAATTTTGGTGGAATTTCAACAAAATCAACAGCCATCGGACTCGGGTTACGAGGGGCAAAAGCATCCCCCTTAATCTCCGAGTATAAAGAAGGTGGCGTCCCTGCAATCGAGTAGAGTTTTTCTGTTGTCGCAAGTTGTGGCAAACTTGATAACAAGGCCCAAGTATAAGGATGACGGCTGTCATAGAAGATATCTTCAACTGTCCCATACTCAATAATCTCACCAGAATACATGACCGCTACTTTATCAGCAATTGACGCAACAACACCTAAATCATGCGTGATAAAAATCATGGCGAAGCCATACTCTGCTTTTAATTCTTTCAAAAGCGCAATAATTTGTGCTTGAATCGTCACATCCAGAGCAGTTGTTGGTTCATCACAAATCAACACTTTCGGACGAGAAGAGAGCGCGATTGCGATAACGATACGTTGGCGCATACCTCCAGAATACTGGAATGGATACTCATCATAGCGTTTCGCTGCTTCAGGAATCCCAACACGATCCATTAGATCAATTGCGATTACTTTTGCTTCTTCTTTTGACTTCCCTTGATGCTTGATGATTGTTTCTGAAATTTGGCTACCGATTGTTTTTATCGGATTAAGTGACGTCATCGGGTCTTGGAAGATGGTCGAGATTTCAGCACCTCGAATTTTCTCCCATTGCGAGTTTGTCGTTAACTTTGTTAATTCAGTGCCTTTATAGAAGACTTGCCCCGTTGAAACTGAGCCATTTGACTCTAACATACCGGTAAAAACTTTCGTAAAAACCGATTTTCCAGAACCAGATTCTCCTACAAGTGCTAAAGTTTCGCCATCATGTAAATCTACTGATATATTACGAATAGCACGAAGTGTTCGTTTTCGTACTTCAAATTCAACACTGACATCCTTTGCAGAAAGGATTACTTTTTCTTCTTTCATAAGTCTCTCCTCTCGTTTAATGATTTCTTGGATCCGACGCATCTCCTAAAATCTGACCAACTAGTGAGAGAGAGATTGTCACAAGACCTAAAATTATAGTGGGAATCCAAAAAAGATAGCCATTCGAAGTTATATTATTCGTATTTTCAGTTATAATTCTACCCAGTGATGGTGTATCCGCGGACAAACCAACACCTAGGAAGGATAGAAACACTTCATAAGAAATAAACGATGGTAAAGCAGAAGCCATCACTGTTACAATATATGAAACAAGAAATGGTAAGATATTTTTTCCTATAAGTACTCCCGGCTTAGTTCCTAAAGTCCGAGACGCAATATTATACTCACGGTCACGCAGCATCATAACTTGAACCCGAATACCATACGCGACACCTACCCAAGTTGTCAAACACATTGCAAGCAACAAGTTCCAGAACCCTTGACCAAAGGCATATGAAAACACAATTAAAATCAAAAGAATTGGTACATTTGATATTACATTGTAGACCTCTATCATGACGCGATCAACTGCCTTTGAAACGCCCCAAATAGCACCAATGATTACGCCAAAAACTGTTGTAATCAAGGTTGCCAATACGGCTAGTATAATTGACGTCCTAGCACCAGACCAAACGGCATCAAACAACGATTGTCCAGTCGCATCAGTTCCGAACCAATATTTAAAACTGGGTTTTAAGTAACGCAGGCTAAAGTCATCAATTTTTGAAGGATTAATAACAGAATAACTTGTGAACATGGGCTGTATAAAACTTAGCAGGAGAATTATGAGCAGCAGTAGCAGCATAGTAATTGCAAGTTTCGAACGAAAAAAGTGACGGCCTACGGACTTCCAGTAAGAATAGATAGGAGCAGAGATTTCTTCTGATTCCTCAATATGTGGTGGCACGATTTTAAATAGTTCTTTTTCAGACATTATCTTCGTCCTCCTTTTCCTGAAAGTTTTATTCGTGGATCGACAAATTGCATCAGTAAGTCTCCAGCTAAAACAGACATTACTGCTACTAATGTATAGATGAATACAATCCCTACGACCATCGAGTTATTATGCGCTTTTATGGCATCTGGTAACATTTTACCCATACCTGGAACAAGAAATATTGTTTCTGTCATAGTCGCACCAGCAATCGATGCAATGATAGCACCAGGAATACCATTAGAAATCGGGATCATAGCATTTTTCATAACATGGTTGGATGAGATTTCCCTTTCAGACAAACCTTTTGCACGAGCAAATTTAACATAATCTAGAGTCCGTTGATCTGTCATATATCGCCTAATCCAAAGTGCCAATGAGGGCACACTAATCAGCGCAATAATAATCGCCGGTAGAATATAGGAGCGAATATCATGAGCACCAAGATCTGTAAATGAATTTGGTAATCCAAAGAGTGTATTACCTAGTAATCTATCAAAATAGATTACTGATAACGATGGTAAAGCAATCAGCATAGAAATGACAACCAAGCCAAATCGATCTATCCATTCACCAGATTTTCTTGAAAGGAAAGCTCCGATAGGAATCGAAATCAAATAACTTAAGATGACACCAATCGAGCCAATAACAAATGAATTTTGAATCATTGATGGATCCGAGTAGTTACTATTTACATTCGTATAATCATCTTTAAAGAGTCGTTTCTGCCGCTCCGACTGTGTTTTAGGACTTTGGTATTGTGCAGTATGCATGTTCATAGATGAAAATTGTTTAGTCCCATCAGGTAATGTAATTTCTTTAGTTGTTGCTTCCCCTTGTCCACTAATAAGGACATCTGAAACTGTACGACCACTAAATGTAGGATAAGAATTCCCAAGATTAATCGTTAATATATTTTGATGAACAAATGGAAAATTGCCATCGAAATAAATTAAATATTTGTGCTGTGTACCACTTCCTAGTAATACAGGTCCATTTTCCCAAGCAAATTTCAAGTAACGCTTAAGTGATGGATTTGATTTATCTTGCACCTTCCAAGGATGATCAAACTGGATCAAATCACCATAGAAAGCAAAAACACGGTTAACAATAGAAATTTCTCTGGTAGCAAAGAGCCGTTTACTATTAGGAAGTTTGCCAATTTGCCAATTTCCTTTCTGATGACTCGCCCAATTTTTAGCAGCTGCTATATCCTCAGACGTATTTTTGGCTGAAAATCCTTTCGACTTTACTGAAACTTTTGAAATCAATTCCTTACTAGAATAAAAATCAATATACCCTTGTTTTTCCAAAATCTCATTTTCGTAGTCTACTCTTTTGTCTGGATTACTTGCAACTTTGGTATAACTTGGATCAGAAAGAAAAATTTGACGACGTGGAATCATTGTAAAAATCATCGCATAGACGATAGTCGTTACTATAACAACAGAGACTAACGCTCTGACAATTCGAAATAAAATGTATTTTTTCATACTATTCAATCTAAATACTCATCTTTACAAAAATGAGACTAGCAAGAACTAGCCTCAATTGTAAAAAGAGTGTCCCTCTCTTATTTATCAGATGCTGCTGATTTTTCAGCAACTTTTTTCTGCCAAGCTTTAAGTTCTTTAGTATAATCGGTTGCTTTAACAGCATCCTTTTGAACTTTCATATATTTATATGAATATTCATTTACACCAACACCATTCGCATAAATTGTAGAGAATGGTACAACTTTTGTAAGTTTAGGTGTTGCACCATCTTGATAGATTGGAATAGCAAGTACATTATCAATCAACCATGCATCTGCTTTAGCAAAACTGCTATAGCGTTTATTAAGGTCAGTGTATTCATTGTTAGCTGTATCTAATAATGCTTGATAATCGTCCAAATTAATAGCTTTTTTAGCCGCTACGCCATGATCTTCGCCCTTAAGTGTTGCCTTAGATTCAAATCCAATACCATTAATCATATCACCATTTATTGGTGAGAAGATATTAAGATAAGTTGCTGGATCTTGGTAGTCAGGTCCCCAACCAGAGAAAAGTTTGACATCAAAATCATTATCTTTAGCAGTAGGAGCATAATAAACTGTATTAGAGAATGTATCAGAATTCATTTTAATAATATTGATTTGGACTTCACCACCAAGATTTTTTTCAATAGAGTTTTTAAATGAAGTGGCCTGAGCAATCAAAATTTTTCCAGATGAATCAACTGGTGTATCAAGGATAATTGGTTTATCTTTTGAAATTTCAACTCCCTCTGCTTGTAGTGAAACTTTAGCCTTGTTAAACGCTTTTGTTGCAGCATCTACATTATAGGTTCCAGCTGCTCCTTGTTCAACTTTCAGAGATTTCCATGTTGGATTCTCCGCTTCTAAAGCAGATTGAACTGCTGTCCCATAATTTTTGCCATTAATTTGAACAAAATCATCTGGAACCAATGCATTACGAACTGGTTTTGCTCCTGATTCAGCTCCTGTTTTTTGATCTACATATTTTTCTTTATCGAATCCGTAAGCAATAGCTTGACGGAAGTCTTTATTAAGAATCGCTTTTTTAGCATTTTCTTTTTGTTTATCATCTTTAGTAGATGATGTATAAGTTTGACGATCAAAGTTAAACGTTGCGTAACGTGTATTTGACATCATTTGAGACCAAATAATATTTTTGGTATCAACATTCTTATAATAAGATTCAGATGGGTAGATTCCCGCAAGGTCATATTTATTAGATTTAAAACCATTATAAAGTTCTTCTGGTTTTGATCCATCATAATATGCTAAATTAATGTTACTAACATGAACATTCTTTTTATCCCAATAATTCGGATTTGCTTTATAAGCAATTTCAGATTTCGCATCAAACTTCGTAGGGATAAATGGTCCGTTATACAGAATACCATCAACACCAACTGTGCCGAATTTGCTTCCCTTTTCTTTCAAGAAATCTGCATTGATTGGTGAAAGAATCTGATAAGTTGTTTTTGAATTCCAATATGTTTCCGGGTTATTAAGCGTATATGTCAAAGTACCTTTGGCATCATCAGCTTTAATGCCAACTGATGAAAAATCTTTTGATTTTCCATCAATATAATCTTGAAGTCCCGATACTGACCCTGCAACAAGGTAGAGAGCCTGAGATTTCGAATCAACTGCATGCTTAAGTCCTGTCACCCAATCAGAAGGCTTAACTTCTGCATAGTCGTTTCCGTTACTATCAACCCATTTCACGCCCTTACGAATTTGATAAGTATAAGTTTTACCATCCGCAGAAACTTTCCAAGAAGACGCTAGTGCTGGTTTAATTTGAGAGTATTGATCATAGCTTAAAAGACCATCAACAAAATTCGCAGTCAATTGCGATGTTGCCTGTAAGTTGCTATAGACATAATCCAATGATTGGGGTTCTGTAGTGTATATATAATTAAACGTTTTTGATAAATCAGAATCATTCGCTGTACCGCCTGATTTATTACCACATGCGCCTAAAAAACCTAAAGCTGCAACAGATAATAGACCAGCACCAATAATTTTTGCTCTTTTGTTCATATGCTTTCTCCTAATGAAATATTAAATTTTTTAAAAAGAATTTACATTCTTAGTTTACTTAAAATTTTCTTAAATGTCAAGGAATTCAGACACTTTTTTTAAAAGCAATGTCACAACTTATGACACACGATGTTATATTAGCGCGCAAGAGCTGATACGTTACTCTCAAAGGTGACAAATCTATACCTGATAAACCTTATTTATGAGCCTTATTCAACGAGATTAGCCTATTTGATTGACAGACTATGAAATTATTCAGATTTTTCAGTCTTACCAGTATCGTTATTAGCATCTGCACTATCAGTTGATGGCTTATCCGATTTCTTATCTTTATTTTTATCAGCTTGGTCAGCTAACTCTTGTAAATAGGACGCTTTAGGTTTAGCATAAATCCCTGCTTCCATATCAATGACACTTGCTTGGGTTACACTCAAGACAACCGTTTTGTAGTAGGGTAGCTTATCTGCTATTTGACTGAGGGGTACACGTACTTGATTGCCATCTTTCATATCAATCGCAATAAAGTCAGCTGTTGCTTTTGTTGGGACTTTCGTAACCGTAGTCATTTGAGTCTTAACATCTGATGCTAGTGTCTCATAAGCCTTGACAAATTGTTTAACTTCTTTATCAGAAAACCCTTCAAGAACAGGTATCCCAGCCAATTTCTGTGAGTCAACCACCTCATTCGTCAATATCGCACCATTTGACAGCACGATCTGATAGTTAGGACCTGTCTTAAGATAGACACTCTCATTATATTCCGTAATTTTGGTCGTAAAGTGGTTTGGCAATTGCATACTGATCGTCGCTGATTTAACTCTCGGAAATGCTTTAGTAACGCGTAGTGAGATGTCACGTTTCGCTTTAATAATTTTCCAGACATGATCACCCGTTTTAATGCTTGTTGCTGCAGCAATTTGTTTTGTTGATTCATGAACATTTCCGGTTGTCTTAAAACTACCGATTTTACTCAGCGGTGAAATAACATAACCACTAGCTAATAGGCTTACGATTGCCACTAGCAAAAAAGGCCACATTTTCTTTAACACATGAGTTTTGGGAAGGCTTTCATTTTGTTTTGATGTTTTTTTAAATCTTGAAAAAAACGATTGCTTAGGCACTTTATCAGTCGTTGTAGTGGCTATTGCATCATATTTTTCAACGACAGATGCCACCTTAATTGGTTGTTTCTGTCGCCTCTCCTCACGTGCCTGCTTGGCTGCTTCTGCTACTTTCTTTTTCTGGAATGCTGCATGCTGTTTTTGCCAAGGGGTCAACTCTGGTTGTTTATCTTTATCTGCCATGCAATACATCCTTGACTAGCTGGTACAAGCGTTGACTTGCGTCAGGTACACCTTCACGAAGCGCACTTTCTGCCATTTTTCTATACGTGACATCATCCAGTAATAGACTATCGATTGCACTAACAATACGTTCACCTGTCAGTGTATCATTTTTAATCCGAATCGCTGCACCTGCATTCTCAAGTGCCTCAGCATTTTTCGTTTGATGATCCGCAGTTACATAAGGACTTGGCACTAAAATAGATGGCAAGCCAAGTGCTGTTATTTCTGCCAAGGTCGTTGCACCTGCACGAGACAAAATGAGATTAGCATCGTTTAACACTTCTACCATATTTTTAATATAAGGCACAATTTTTATATTCTTCTTTTTATTATAAGTTTCAAATGTCTCAGAAAATTCTGGGTCATTGAAGTAAATCTCTCCTGAAGCATAAAGGATTTGATAGGACTTTTTAGCTAACTCTGGCAAAGCTTCTATCACTGCAGTATTGATTTTAAGGGCACCACGACTACCACCAAATATCACGATGGTCTTTTTATTTGTTGCTAACCCATAATCACTTAGCACATTACCAGATTCTGTTAAATCAGCGACTTCTTGTGCACGAGGATTACCAGTAAAACTTGTTTTTTTAGGCGGAAAAAATTCTCCTGCTTCCTGGAATGCCAATGCCACACGTGTCGCATATCGACTCAAAAATTTATTGGTAATGCCTGGAATAGAATTTTGCTCATGCACAATCGTTGGAATTTTTAGCTTTGCAGCTGCATAGACAACAGGTCCTGCCACATACCCACCAGTCCCAATCACAATATCTGGTTTGAATTCCTTAATCATTTTCTTAGCATCTGAAACTGACTTCATAAACTTATAAACCGTTTTAACGTTTTCAGGTGATAAAGATCTTTTAAATCCTTGGACATCAATAGTTTTAAATGGTATGCCATTTTCTGGCACAATCGTTGATTCCAATCCTTTTTCTGTACCAATATAAAGAACAGAAAGATTTGGCTCAACTGTCTTTAGAAACTTGATGAAACTTAATGCTGGATAGATATGTCCACCAGTTCCACCGCCACTTACAATAATTTTCATAGTCATCTTTCTTCTAATTTACTAAAGGCATCGATAAACAAATCTCCTCGATGCTCAAAGGTCTTATATTGATCCCAGCTTGCATTTGCAGGACTGAGTAGAATGGTATCTCCAGACACTGCCTTTTCATAAGCTAAAGCTGCAGCAGTCGCAACAGTCTCACTTTCAAACACCGGGATATTGAGTTGCTCTGCTAATGCACGTAACTTGGGCGCAGTTTCTCCAAAGACAATCATACCTTTTAGGCCCGCAATATCCGGACTTAATGTCTCAAAGCCATTACCACGATCAAGCCCCCCTGCCAAAAGCCAAAGTTTCTGATTATCAAAACCTGACAAAGCTTTTTGCGTCGCTAAAATATTGGTTGCCTTACTGTCATTATAAAATTTGATCGTTGATTTTTGACCTAGATATTGTAAGCGGTGCTTGACGCCAGAAAACGTCGTCAAAATACTAACGATAGCCTCAGTAGAGACATGCGATAGTTTTGCCACACAAATTGCTGCTAGTGCATTTTCTAGATTATGCTCGCCAGGTAAAGATAAATCTGCTACTGTTATGATGTGCTCATCTTTAAAGTAAATTTGTCCATCAGTAACGTATGCCCCATTCTTGGTTTCATCTGATGTTGAAAAGGGTACAATTTGCGCTAGTGACTGACCCGCCTTATGTCGCAATTTTTCTTGATTAAAGTTTAAGACCAGGTAATCGTCAGCTGTCATATTTTCTTGAATACGCCACTTGGCAGTTTCATAATTGACCTGCGACCCATGATAATCTAAATGCGCTGAGAAGACATTTGTGATGACCGCTATATGAGGTCGAAACGTCTCAATCCCCATCAACTGAAAACTAGATAATTCCATGATGAGTCGTTCATCTGAGGTTGAGCTTGCAGCAACATCTGATGCTGGAAAGCCAATATTCCCAGATAATTTCGCAACTTGACCATCTGCGTTAAGGATTTCTGCAATCATCGTTGTCGTCGTCGTCTTACCATTTGTTCCAGTGATGCCAACGATTGGCGATTCAGAGATGAGATAGGCCAACTCAACCTCAGTGATCACCGGAATCCCTAATGCTAATGCTCGAACGACCATCGGATTATCATAAGGAATACCAGGGTTTTTAACCATCACTTCAAACGCTTCTTCCAAGAGGCCTAATGGGTGTTCACCCGTAATGACTTTGATTCCTTCAGCTAATAAGCTTTGTGCTGCTGGATTTTCATCAAAAGGCTTACCATCATTTACTGTGACGATTGCACCTAGTGCTTTTAGCACGCGCGCAGCAGACTCACCAGATTTGGCCAAACCCAAGACTAACACTTTTTTATTTTTAAAATTTGAAATTTTTTTCATCATTACTTTCCTTTAGGTCAACCACACAGACCAGTGTGTAACGCTTGCATTTATATCCTCTAATTTTACCGTTTTTAGCGTTTTTTTTCAACAGGAAGCATTAGCCGATTAACAAATCAAAAAAAAATACCTAGCAGGCTATTCTCCAGTTTACCTAGAGAAAATCATCCTGCTAAATATTAGTTGTTTTTTAAAAATCAGATAGCATCGCCATCTTTTTCGCCTGTTCGAATACGTATAACACTTTCAACAGGCAGTACAAATATCTTACCATCCCCGACTTCTCCAGTCTGGGTTGTTTCTTGAATGACGTCAATCAATTTCGCAACCCGTTCTTCAACTGTAACAATTTCAATTTTTATCTTTGCAAGTAAGGTTGTATTTAACCTTTGACCACGAACATATTCAACAAACCCTTTTTGATTACCGTATCCCAACACTTGCGTCACAGTCATCCCTTTTGCTAGATCATGTTTAACCAATGCATCTTTCAAATCTTCTAACTTTTCAGTGCGAATAATCGCTTCTACTTTTTTCATTAATCAACTCTCCTTTACCTGTCCGATTATAGCACGATTAGCTATCAAGGCCCATAAATGTTGGATAGGCAGTTTCATCATGTTCACTGTCATCAAGGCCAACTGCTTCTGCACGATCACTGACACGAATTTCTGTGAATAAGGCAATCACTTTGATGATGATAAACGTGACAACAGCACTAAAGACGATGGTGAACGCGATTGCCTCGATTTGCGCAATCAATAACTTAACAGAGCCGTAAATGGCACCGGAATAGCCTTTTTCTAAAGCCAGTGCTGGCATCGTGAAGAGACCTGTCATAATCCCACCAAATATACCACCAATACCATGGGCACCAAACGCATCTAATGCATCATCGTAACCAAATTTATGCTTAACAACTGAAATAAAATAGTATGAAATTGGCGAAACAAGTGCACCAATTAAGATTGATGACCACAATGATACAAAACCAGCACCTGGTGTTATCGCTACAAGTCCCACGACCATACCAGTTGAAGCACCGACAACTGTTAGTTTGCCAATCATTATCTTCTCAACAAGGAGCCAAGATAG
The DNA window shown above is from Lactococcus paracarnosus and carries:
- a CDS encoding cell division protein FtsQ/DivIB, with the translated sequence MADKDKQPELTPWQKQHAAFQKKKVAEAAKQAREERRQKQPIKVASVVEKYDAIATTTTDKVPKQSFFSRFKKTSKQNESLPKTHVLKKMWPFLLVAIVSLLASGYVISPLSKIGSFKTTGNVHESTKQIAAATSIKTGDHVWKIIKAKRDISLRVTKAFPRVKSATISMQLPNHFTTKITEYNESVYLKTGPNYQIVLSNGAILTNEVVDSQKLAGIPVLEGFSDKEVKQFVKAYETLASDVKTQMTTVTKVPTKATADFIAIDMKDGNQVRVPLSQIADKLPYYKTVVLSVTQASVIDMEAGIYAKPKASYLQELADQADKNKDKKSDKPSTDSADANNDTGKTEKSE
- the murG gene encoding undecaprenyldiphospho-muramoylpentapeptide beta-N-acetylglucosaminyltransferase, whose translation is MKIIVSGGGTGGHIYPALSFIKFLKTVEPNLSVLYIGTEKGLESTIVPENGIPFKTIDVQGFKRSLSPENVKTVYKFMKSVSDAKKMIKEFKPDIVIGTGGYVAGPVVYAAAKLKIPTIVHEQNSIPGITNKFLSRYATRVALAFQEAGEFFPPKKTSFTGNPRAQEVADLTESGNVLSDYGLATNKKTIVIFGGSRGALKINTAVIEALPELAKKSYQILYASGEIYFNDPEFSETFETYNKKKNIKIVPYIKNMVEVLNDANLILSRAGATTLAEITALGLPSILVPSPYVTADHQTKNAEALENAGAAIRIKNDTLTGERIVSAIDSLLLDDVTYRKMAESALREGVPDASQRLYQLVKDVLHGR
- the murD gene encoding UDP-N-acetylmuramoyl-L-alanine--D-glutamate ligase, producing MKKISNFKNKKVLVLGLAKSGESAARVLKALGAIVTVNDGKPFDENPAAQSLLAEGIKVITGEHPLGLLEEAFEVMVKNPGIPYDNPMVVRALALGIPVITEVELAYLISESPIVGITGTNGKTTTTTMIAEILNADGQVAKLSGNIGFPASDVAASSTSDERLIMELSSFQLMGIETFRPHIAVITNVFSAHLDYHGSQVNYETAKWRIQENMTADDYLVLNFNQEKLRHKAGQSLAQIVPFSTSDETKNGAYVTDGQIYFKDEHIITVADLSLPGEHNLENALAAICVAKLSHVSTEAIVSILTTFSGVKHRLQYLGQKSTIKFYNDSKATNILATQKALSGFDNQKLWLLAGGLDRGNGFETLSPDIAGLKGMIVFGETAPKLRALAEQLNIPVFESETVATAAALAYEKAVSGDTILLSPANASWDQYKTFEHRGDLFIDAFSKLEER
- a CDS encoding P-II family nitrogen regulator, which produces MKKVEAIIRTEKLEDLKDALVKHDLAKGMTVTQVLGYGNQKGFVEYVRGQRLNTTLLAKIKIEIVTVEERVAKLIDVIQETTQTGEVGDGKIFVLPVESVIRIRTGEKDGDAI